The Methanobacterium lacus genome includes a region encoding these proteins:
- a CDS encoding glycosyltransferase family 4 protein, with protein MKVLLVNYLETTFPGGISKTVNELAQNLSKNHEVTVLQPNPSNLRAEETNNGFKIIRVSSALDNTKYFYGLNFEIYKYLKNHYKDLNPDIVHVHGYHHLMPIESIHIIKRMDPNVPIIFSPYLDVARGRLAGKYLWNLYNIFARPVFSKSVSITSCSNFESANIQNIGVEREKITVIPLGVDEINLKKDRKDKNSKKTINLLYTGHIIPRKGVDYILKSLHSLVHKKGADNVVLTVVGDGPEKNKLIKMADELEIADHINWMSFLSREELIDLIRESDIYMLLSRSEAYGIAVAEALAMGTPCVISNSTALTEFSNEIGCYAVDYPPVPDDVADTVLKIYAEDRGVGPLSDRIRTWNEVSKDYENLYQSVVSANKIDKYQ; from the coding sequence CCAAAATCTTTCAAAAAACCATGAGGTTACTGTTCTTCAACCCAACCCTTCAAATTTAAGGGCTGAAGAAACTAATAATGGTTTCAAAATAATCAGGGTTTCATCGGCACTCGACAACACCAAATATTTCTACGGTCTGAATTTTGAGATATATAAATATCTTAAAAATCATTACAAGGACTTAAATCCAGACATAGTTCATGTACATGGATATCATCACTTAATGCCAATAGAATCAATTCATATAATAAAAAGGATGGATCCAAACGTACCCATTATATTCTCACCCTACTTAGATGTTGCCAGGGGAAGGTTAGCAGGTAAATACTTGTGGAATCTCTACAACATTTTTGCAAGGCCTGTTTTTTCTAAATCTGTTAGCATAACTTCCTGTTCAAATTTTGAATCTGCAAACATCCAGAACATAGGTGTTGAAAGGGAGAAGATCACTGTAATTCCACTTGGAGTGGATGAAATCAACCTTAAAAAAGATAGAAAGGATAAAAATTCAAAGAAAACTATAAACCTCCTTTACACGGGTCATATAATACCTAGAAAAGGTGTTGATTACATATTAAAAAGTTTACATAGTCTGGTACATAAAAAAGGTGCAGATAATGTGGTTCTCACAGTGGTTGGTGATGGTCCTGAAAAAAATAAATTGATCAAAATGGCAGATGAACTGGAAATTGCAGATCATATAAATTGGATGTCTTTTTTGTCCAGAGAAGAATTAATAGACCTCATCAGGGAATCTGACATATACATGCTTTTATCACGTTCTGAAGCCTATGGAATAGCTGTTGCTGAAGCATTAGCAATGGGAACTCCGTGTGTAATATCTAACAGCACGGCATTAACAGAATTTTCCAATGAAATTGGTTGTTATGCAGTTGATTATCCTCCTGTTCCAGACGATGTTGCAGACACTGTGCTAAAAATATATGCAGAAGATAGGGGTGTTGGACCATTATCTGACAGGATCCGAACTTGGAACGAAGTTTCTAAAGATTATGAAAACCTGTATCAATCTGTGGTCTCTGCCAACAAAATCGATAAATATCAATAA